From Apium graveolens cultivar Ventura chromosome 9, ASM990537v1, whole genome shotgun sequence, the proteins below share one genomic window:
- the LOC141686274 gene encoding uncharacterized protein LOC141686274, giving the protein MRPDPKKTLQLYLVVSDRTLGAVLVKNYEGKWKLFVDGSVAGKKCGAGLILSSPEGFQIFQAIRFDFPLTNNEAEYEALLAGMKLSRSLEAKHLRAFSDSMLVVKHFTGECEQRDPRTKAYAAKVRDASLSFETFELSQIGRENNSRADALSRLASSETQNLTGSIYLTEAKTPSIEKKECLEIHQGSDWMTPLRNFLEKGILPPGRKDALKIKYRASNYTIINGWMYRRSVSQPLLRCLNNEEQQQALEAVHEEIYGEHLAGRSLAFKILRQGFFWPTLKADAIDYAKRCVQWQLFSTVPKQPPEEMTSVLSPIPFAVWAVDIVGILPTSTKQAKYCIISIDYMTKWVILRFGIPKTCISDNGTQFIGNKFRKFLHHFGIEQKFSSVAHPQGNGAIEAENKVIFRGIKKRLGEAKGRWAEELPWILWAYRTTPRTSTEETPFRMAYGTEALVPVEVGFESYRTETYNVETNSFGLKANIDLLEEEREAAHQRNMRYLLQAA; this is encoded by the exons ATGAGGCCCGATCCGAAGAAAACTCTTCAGCTTTATCTAGTTGTGTCCGACAGAACTCTGGGGGCCGTCCTTGTGAAAAATTATGAAG GAAAGTGGAAGCTCTTTGTAGATGGGTCGGTAGCCGGAAAAAAGTGTGGGGCCGGCTTGATCCTCTCCAGCCCCGAAGGATTTCAAATATTTCAAGCCATAAGGTTCGACTTCCCCTTGACAAATAATGAGGCCGAATATGAAGCCCTCCTCGCAGGAATGAAGCTTTCCCGAAGCCTCGAGGCGAAACACCTAAGGGCTTTCAGCGACTCCATGTTGGTCGTGAAACACTTCACGGGGGAGTGTGAACAAAGGGATCCCCGAACGAAAGCCTATGCTGCCAAGGTACGTGATGCTTCTTTATCatttgaaacctttgaactaagTCAAATTGGCAGAGAGAACAATTCTAGGGCAGATGCCCTTTCTAGGCTAGCTTCGTCCGAGACACAGAACTTAACTGGTTCTATTTACCTCACCGAAGCCAAGACGCCTTCGATCGAGAAGAAAGAATGTCTAGAGATTCACCAGGGGAGCGACTGGATGACCCCCCTCAGGAACTTTTTAGAGAAAGGCATTCTACCACCCGGCCGAAAGGATGCGCTGAAAATTAAATACAGAGCATCTAACTACACTATAATCAATGGGTGGATGTATCGCCGATCAGTCAGTCAACCCCTTTTACGCTGTTTGAACAACGAAGAACAGCAACAGGCTTTGGAGGCAGTACACGAAGAAATTTACGGCGAGCACCTGGCTGGCCGGTCGCTCGCCTTTAAAATTCTCCGGCAGGGATTCTTCTGGCCCACTCTGAAGGCAGACGCCATCGACTATGCAAAAAGATGTGTACAATGGCAGCTGTTCTCCACTGTCCCGAAACAGCCTCCAGAAGAAATGACCTCTGTGCTAAGCCCAATTCCATTCGCCGTATGGGCCGTGGATATAGTTGGAATACTGCCCACTAGCACGAAGCAAGCGAAATACTGCATAATCTCCATCGACTACATGACCAAATGG GTCATTCTCCGGTTTGGCATTCCTAAAACCTGCATCTCAGATAATGGAACTCAATTCATTGGGAACAAATTCCGTAAGTTTCTGCACCACTTCGGAATTGAACAGAAATTTAGCTCAGTCGCCCACCCGCAAGGAAATGGGGCAATCGAGGCGGAGAACAAAGTGATATTCCGGGGAATCAAGAAGAGGCTGGGCGAGGCAAAAGGAAGATGGGCGGAAGAACTCCCTTGGATCTTATGGGCCTACCGAACCACCCCCCGGACATCGACCGAAGAAACTCCTTTTAGAATGGCTTATGGCACCGAGGCCCTAGTTCCTGTTGAAGTAGGCTTCGAATCATACCGAACCGAGACCTATAATGTGGAAACTAATAGCTTCGGGTTGAAGGCGAACATAGACTTACTGGAGGAAGAAAGAGAAGCCGCACATCAAAGGAATATGAGGTATTTACTGCAAGCGGCATAA
- the LOC141686273 gene encoding uncharacterized protein LOC141686273, with amino-acid sequence MEGVSTKVYKGLKGYWRRRGYERISGPGSRRNIRAVELGSGGSTRRKRFWKVKINRKIKIKCLFVSPKKFFSGLRDGYVRMMMRFANSRAVGVSGYGSGFGGPACFATRPIKEYDEKMIVELYKSILLAQNQLVQRDAARFGSEIVNSSTVTSKLTV; translated from the coding sequence ATGGAAGGTGTATCGACAAAAGTGTACAAGGGACTAAAAGGCTATTGGAGAAGAAGGGGTTACGAAAGAATTAGTGGCCCCGGAAGCCGACGGAATATTCGGGCGGTTGAGTTGGGTTCCGGCGGGTCAACCCGGAGGAAACGGTTTTGGAAGGTGAAGATCAACCGCAAAATAAAGATCAAATGTTTATTTGTGTCACCTAAGAAGTTTTTTAGCGGGTTACGTGACGGTTACGTAAGGATGATGATGCGGTTTGCTAATTCGAGAGCTGTGGGAGTTAGCGGGTACGGTTCCGGGTTCGGAGGTCCAGCATGCTTTGCAACCCGACCCATTAAAGAGTATGATGAGAAAATGATCGTAGAGTTGTACAAGTCGATTTTGCTGGCTCAGAATCAGTTGGTTCAACGGGACGCAGCCCGGTTTGGATCCGAGATCGTTAATTCTTCGACGGTAACTAGTAAACTAACCGTGTAA